A window of Periplaneta americana isolate PAMFEO1 chromosome 7, P.americana_PAMFEO1_priV1, whole genome shotgun sequence contains these coding sequences:
- the LOC138703813 gene encoding mpv17-like protein isoform X2: protein MATRISAAVKTIFKRYPMAANAVVYGTLVTGAEFSQQTITKKILLTNEESSAYDFGTIERYAVLGLGIYPHVYYVWYRWLDSRYVGTATKTIVKKLLLDQFVLTPPLLCAFFVIMSAMERKDDIFEECRKKMIPTFQTSCMFWLPAQTLNFIFIPPVARVVYVGTCAFIWINILVWIKRQKY, encoded by the exons ATGGCCACCAGAATATCTGCGGCGGTGAAGACGATATTCAAGCGATATCCCATGGCTGCAAATGCAGTGGTGTACGGAACACTGGTCACAGGAGCGGAATTTTCCCAGCAGACCATCACAAAGAAGATTCTG CTTACTAACGAGGAGTCTTCTGCATATGACTTTGGAACTATTGAGCGCTATGCTGTATTGGGACTTGGCATCTACCCTCACGTCTATTATGTCTG GTATAGATGGTTGGACAGTCGGTATGTTGGGACAGCAACAAAGACGATTGTAAAGAAGCTCCTCCTGGATCAGTTTGTGCTAACACCGCCTCTCCTATGTGCCTTCTTTGTTA TCATGAGTGCTATGGAGAGGAAAGATGACATATTTGAAGAATGCCGGAAGAAAATGATACCAACATTTCAG ACGAGCTGCATGTTCTGGCTACCAGCACAAAcattaaactttatttttatacCTCCGGTGGCACGCGTCGTTTATGTTGGCACATGTGCATTTATTTGGATTAACATACTTGTCTGGATCAAACGACAAAAGTATTGA
- the LOC138703813 gene encoding mpv17-like protein isoform X1: MATRISAAVKTIFKRYPMAANAVVYGTLVTGAEFSQQTITKKILVKDAERQEIDKGSLGRFAIMGTLIYPNVLYIWYRWLDSRYVGTATKTIVKKLLLDQFVLTPPLLCAFFVIMSAMERKDDIFEECRKKMIPTFQTSCMFWLPAQTLNFIFIPPVARVVYVGTCAFIWINILVWIKRQKY, from the exons ATGGCCACCAGAATATCTGCGGCGGTGAAGACGATATTCAAGCGATATCCCATGGCTGCAAATGCAGTGGTGTACGGAACACTGGTCACAGGAGCGGAATTTTCCCAGCAGACCATCACAAAGAAGATTCTG GTGAAAGATGCAGAACGTCAGGAGATTGACAAGGGGTCCTTGGGCCGATTTGCAATAATGGGAACATTGATATATCCCAACGTCTTATATATATG GTATAGATGGTTGGACAGTCGGTATGTTGGGACAGCAACAAAGACGATTGTAAAGAAGCTCCTCCTGGATCAGTTTGTGCTAACACCGCCTCTCCTATGTGCCTTCTTTGTTA TCATGAGTGCTATGGAGAGGAAAGATGACATATTTGAAGAATGCCGGAAGAAAATGATACCAACATTTCAG ACGAGCTGCATGTTCTGGCTACCAGCACAAAcattaaactttatttttatacCTCCGGTGGCACGCGTCGTTTATGTTGGCACATGTGCATTTATTTGGATTAACATACTTGTCTGGATCAAACGACAAAAGTATTGA